The following are from one region of the Falco biarmicus isolate bFalBia1 chromosome 1, bFalBia1.pri, whole genome shotgun sequence genome:
- the HPGDS gene encoding hematopoietic prostaglandin D synthase: MPQYKLTYFNLRGRAEISRYLFAYSGKKYEDYRIEAADWPKIKPTIPFGKIPILEVDGVTIHQSLAIARYLARESGLAGQTPVEQALADAIVDTIDDFMTLFPWAEKNQDVRKKAFDDILTNKAPELLKDLDTFLGDNNWLVGKSVTWADFYWDVCSTTLLSCKPDLADNYPRLLALRDRVQALPAIAAWIQKRPKTIM; the protein is encoded by the exons ATGCCACAGTACAAGCTGACATACTTCAATCTGCGAGGACGAGCAGAAATCAGCCGCTACCTGTTTGCCTATTCAGGCAAGAAGTATGAAGATTACAGAATAGAAGCAGCAGACTGGCCCAAAATCAAACCGA CTATCCCATTTGGAAAAATCCCCATTTTGGAAGTAGACGGAGTTACCATTCACCAGAGTCTAGCGATAGCAAGATACCTTGCCAGAGAATCAG GTCTGGCAGGTCAGACACCTGTGGAACAGGCGCTAGCTGATGCTATTGTGGACACCATAGATGACTTCATGACACTCTTCCCTTGGGCTGAGAAAAACCAGGATGTGAGA aaaaaagcatttgatgATATCCTCACCAACAAAGCACCCGAGTTACTGAAAGATTTGGATACTTTCTTGGGGGATAACAACTGGCTGGTAGGGAAGTCT GTAACATGGGCCGATTTCTACTGGGATGTGTGCAGTACTACACTTCTGTCCTGTAAACCTGACCTGGCAGACAACTACCCCAGGCTTTTGGCTCTCAGAGACAGAGTGCAAGCACTTCCAGCTATTGCAGCATGGATCCAGAAAAGACCAAAGACTATAATGTAG